From the genome of Papilio machaon chromosome 9, ilPapMach1.1, whole genome shotgun sequence, one region includes:
- the LOC106713215 gene encoding juxtaposed with another zinc finger protein 1 gives MAVFMINICKFNGCGITFPRLADLIEHIEDVHIDYDPAVVEQKEASQPACIPLSYVLRFFTEASRREFQSLPPAADVRRRLLSAPKTPSVRSSTPTGSEVDDDELMSPSEDSNDSWTTVEEYSSEYILRYGVKMNSSAASGVLGPAAQEKPFACPVPGCKKRYKNVNGIKYHSKNGHKKDGKVKKAYKCQCGKSYKTAQGLKTHTITQHIATSQASTSSTPPTPPTPPTPPVPDTGRLNATKMPGLVVTASPAHSRSLNIIDGIDANKLVRIYDSIKTKDLPSFTIPKHNLTNINLITSQGQGIRHSVLLAPTATLVDKSKYDRSPKVTVNAQPTAALATTYDV, from the exons attATGATCCCGCAGTAGTTGAACAAAAAGAAGCTTCTCAGCCAGCATGTATTCCTTTAAGTTATGTGTTAAGATTTTTCACGGAAGCATCGAGGCGGGAATTTCAAAGCTTGCCACCCGCCGCCGATGTCCGGCGCAGGTTACTGTCTGCGCCAAAGACTCCTTCAGTTCGCAGCAGCACACCTAcag gCAGTGAAGTCGACGATGACGAGCTCATGAGCCCATCTGAAGACAGCAATGATTCGTGGACGACTGTCGAGGAGTACAGCTCCGAGTATATCCTGCGATATGGAGTCAA gaTGAACAGTAGCGCGGCTAGTGGCGTGCTGGGTCCGGCGGCGCAGGAGAAGCCTTTCGCGTGCCCCGTGCCCGGCTGCAAGAAGCGATACAAAAATGTCAACGGCATCAAATATCACTCTAAGAACGGACATAAGAAGGATGGCAA GGTAAAAAAGGCTTACAAGTGCCAATGCGGCAAAAGTTACAAAACGGCTCAAGGTCTTAAAACTCATACGATAACGCAGCATATTGCAACGAGCCAAGCGTCGACTTCCTCCACGCCCCCCACTCCGCCCACTCCCCCGACACCCCCTGTCCCCGATACGGGACGTCTCAATGCCACAAAAATGCCAGGACTGGTAGTAACAGCTTCCCCGGCACATAGCCGTTCTCTAAACATCATAGACGGCATAGACGCTAACAAACTTGTTCGTATATACGacagtattaaaacaaaagatctGCCTTCCTTCACCATACCTAAACATAACCTGACCAACATCAATCTGATCACCAGCCAGGGTCAAGGCATCCGCCATTCCGTGCTGCTCGCACCGACTGCTACTCTTGTAGATAAATCGAAGTATGATCGATCTCCCAAAGTAACAGTCAACGCCCAACCGACAGCTGCCCTTGCAACCACTTACGATGTCTAA
- the LOC106713214 gene encoding vacuolar protein sorting-associated protein 16 homolog — protein sequence MSALLTADWFHLDSYYRKFDLYTMVWSMDEGLGTMVVSGAPYGGPIAVVRDRKQFVQIATTVKPVITIYNCVGNVMSKILWNSGVLIHMGWSDAEQLLCVQESGDVLIYDMFGAYQKTFSLGQEVRDTKVCKAQLFPNPHGIGLAVITSTNRMFLVSNVSDPKIRSVPDLPRANDPISSWCVLSSGQRSGSSMIGFLVCRDKEIYKCQLGESVAVLMRPEIQNAYTQILTIVPSQNGRHVALFTDSGILWIGSSNFKTKYCEIDTGYFKQPKELVWCGSQAIVGHWDDMMYIYGFNDTVVSYPYDGPFHIIPEMDCVRVISEMTHELIQKVPDVVDKILRINSTAPGCYLLEASKQFQKRSHRADEYIRLVKPDLANAVQDCIDAAAFEFSPDVQKMLIRAAQFGKGFILDPVLTDHYVKTCRWLRVLNAIRDPKVAIPLTFFQVQNLGERILLDRLIWRRLHCLATHIASYLQLKDGQTRVLSHWACYKVTQPHLDNESAAREIGEKLRNVPGISYATIAMKAAEKGRKALAIKILEYERSRALQVPLLLALGEGGAALRRACAAADTDLVHVVLLHLKDNMSKHDFEMTIRGFPLAQALYLKYCAGHNREALRKVLVQEDNFPGQAATHIRDAIDSTNPGSVEASLISARECYKKAKNDLGVSICEELRKLCKQQSSLQETYGVSFLGLSLHDTVNRLLDQGEVKLADKLRSEYKMPDRRYWWLRILTLAERHDWTELDRFSKSKKSPIGFEPFVDACLKYDNKDEALKYLPKCRDEIKVKYYVKAGFYEEAARVAFEQKDKSALLFVQSKCPLRDSSQHAAIATLLEQLNNKK from the exons ATGTCGGCGTTATTAACAGCAGATTGGTTTCATCTAGATTCTTACTACAG GAAATTTGATCTATACACCATGGTATGGTCTATGGACGAAGGCTTGGGCACAATGGTAGTCAGTGGTGCACCGTATGGAGGCCCCATTGCTGTAGTCAGAGATAGGAAACAATTTGTACAGATTGCCACAACTGTTAAGCCTgtaataactatttataactgcGTTGGAAATGTTATGTCCAAGATCTTg TGGAATAGTGGAGTACTTATTCATATGGGTTGGTCTGATGCGGAGCAACTGCTTTGTGTACAAGAAAGTGGGGATGTTCTCATTTATGACATGTTTGGTGCCTATCAGAAGACATTTAGTTTGGGTCAGGAAGTCAGGGATACAAAG GTGTGTAAAGCTCAGCTATTTCCCAATCCTCATGGGATTGGTCTAGCTGTGATAACATCGACCAATCGCATGTTTCTAGTCAGCAATGTATCTGATCCTAAAATAAGATCTGTACCAGACTTGCCCA GAGCAAATGACCCTATAAGCTCATGGTGTGTACTGAGTTCAGGACAACGGAGTGGATCTTCTATGATTGGCTTCCTTGTTTGTAGAGACAAGGAAATTTACAAATGTCAACTCGGAGAGTCTGTTGCTGTGTTAATG CGTCCAGAGATTCAAAATGCATACACTCAGATACTAACAATAGTACCATCACAAAATGGCCGCCATGTCGCCCTGTTCACCGACTCTGGCATCTTATGGATTGGTTCTTCTAACTTCAAGACCAAGTACTGTGAGATTGATACGGGATATTTTAAACAACCAAAGGAATTAGTATG GTGTGGCTCTCAAGCGATAGTAGGTCACTGGGACGACATGATGTATATATATGGGTTCAACGATACAGTCGTATCCTATCCTTACGATGGACCGTTCCATATAATTCCGGAGATGGATTGTGTCCGGGTCATCTCTGAAATGACGCATGAATTGATACAAAAGGTGCCTGATGTTGTTGATAAGATACTTAGGATAAATAGCACTGCGCCTGGATGTTATCTACTTGAAGCATCTAAACAATTTCag AAACGAAGTCACAGAGCTGATGAATACATCCGTCTAGTTAAACCAGATTTAGCGAACGCTGTACAAGATTGTATCGACGCAGCGGCCTTCGAGTTCAGTCCTGATGTTCAGAAGATGCTGATCAGAGCCGCTCAGTTCGGCAAAGGCTTTATATTAGACCCGGTGTTGACTGACCATTATGTGAAGACCTGTCGCTGGCTGAGGGTCCTGAATGCGATACGGGACCCCAAAGTTGCTATACCACTTACTTTCTTCCA AGTTCAGAATCTAGGCGAGCGGATATTGCTGGACCGTTTAATATGGCGGCGGCTGCACTGCCTCGCCACACACATCGCCTCCTATTTACAGCTCAAAGACGGACAGACCAGAGTGCTCTCACATTGGGCCTGTTATAAA GTAACACAGCCTCATTTGGACAACGAGAGTGCAGCGCGCGAGATCGGCGAGAAATTACGTAACGTTCCCGGCATTTCCTACGCTACCATCGCTATGAAGGCCGCGGAGAAAGGAAGAAAAGCGCTCGCGATTAAG ATCCTGGAGTACGAGCGTTCTCGTGCGCTGCAAGTGCCGCTGCTGCTGGCGCTGGGCGAGGGCGGGGCCGCACTGCGCCGCGCCTGCGCCGCCGCTGACACAGACCTCGTACACGTCGTCTTGCTTCATCTCAAGGACAACATGAGCAAACACGACTTCGAG ATGACCATCCGTGGTTTCCCTCTCGCGCAAGCTTTATACCTGAAGTACTGCGCGGGACACAACCGGGAGGCGCTGCGCAAAGTGCTGGTGCAGGAAGACAACTTCCCCGGTCAGGCCGCCACACACATACGCGATGCCATCGATAGCACCAACCCCGGCAGCGTCGAGGCCTCGCTCATATCCGCTAGGGAATGCTATAAAAAGGCCAAGAATGATTTAG GTGTGTCAATATGCGAGGAGCTGCGCAAGTTGTGCAAGCAGCAGTCGAGCTTGCAGGAGACGTACGGTGTGAGCTTCCTCGGCCTCTCTCTGCACGACACCGTGAACAGACTCCTCGACCAGGGAGAGGTCAAACTCGCGGATAAACTGCGATCCGAATACAAAATGCCTGATAGAAg aTATTGGTGGCTTCGTATACTGACATTGGCTGAAAGACACGACTGGACTGAACTGGACCGATTCTCCAAGTCGAAGAAATCACCCATCGGCTTTGAGCCGTTTGTTGACGCTTGTCTGAAGTACGACAACAAGGACGAAGCTCTCAAATACCTGCCCAAGTGCAGAGATGAAATCAAAGTTAAATACTACGTTAAAGCTGG TTTTTACGAGGAAGCAGCGCGCGTTGCGTTCGAACAGAAAGATAAAAGCGCATTATTATTCGTCCAGAGCAAATGTCCGCTGCGGGACTCCAGTCAGCACGCCGCCATAGCAACACTCTtggaacaattaaataataaaaaataa